The following are encoded in a window of Fluviibacter phosphoraccumulans genomic DNA:
- a CDS encoding DUF3149 domain-containing protein — protein MAWKELFTTDVGLGSLAVIVFVIGMSIFFGRMFNKKMNEKPTEE, from the coding sequence ATGGCTTGGAAAGAACTTTTTACCACCGATGTCGGTTTAGGTAGCTTGGCAGTCATCGTTTTTGTGATCGGCATGTCGATTTTTTTCGGTCGCATGTTTAACAAGAAGATGAACGAGAAACCTACCGAAGAATAA
- a CDS encoding FixH family protein — protein MAGPSIVIVAGFITAWLAIVSNDGLVDDNYYKVGLSVNQQLKQKQLAAELNLKAALSVADNGESVQLVLSGLPKEALPDNLQLRLVHPTRKGEDQTINLIRTGTLFKGPLTANPGTGRWNVVIEDPLAGWRMDGVWNIKSKEGVTIFARPQ, from the coding sequence ATGGCAGGGCCGTCGATTGTCATCGTTGCTGGTTTTATTACCGCCTGGCTTGCGATAGTCAGTAATGATGGGTTGGTTGATGACAACTACTACAAAGTAGGGCTTTCGGTGAACCAGCAGCTCAAGCAGAAACAGCTCGCGGCTGAGCTGAATCTTAAAGCGGCGCTGAGTGTTGCAGACAACGGTGAAAGTGTGCAACTCGTCCTTTCAGGATTGCCCAAGGAGGCGTTGCCCGACAACCTACAGTTGCGGCTTGTGCATCCAACGCGAAAAGGCGAGGATCAAACCATTAACCTCATTCGCACAGGCACGCTTTTTAAAGGACCGCTCACGGCGAATCCCGGAACAGGCCGCTGGAATGTGGTGATTGAAGATCCTCTGGCGGGTTGGCGCATGGATGGTGTTTGGAATATCAAAAGTAAAGAAGGCGTTACGATTTTTGCACGACCCCAATAA